The Sphaerisporangium siamense genome includes the window GGTCGCACTCGCCGCGGCGCGATCGGATCGCTCGCCCGCCCTCGCCCTCGGCATCATGCGCGCGGGCGCGGTCTACCTGCCCCTCGACCCCCTGTACCCGGCCCCGCTGCTCGCCCGCATGCGCGCCACGGCCCCGCTGCGCGCCGTCATCACCGACCCGGCCCCGGGAGTGCCCCCGCCGGAGGTGGCCGCGGACCTGGACGCCCACGACCTGCTTGCACCTGCCGACGTGGAACCGCCACCACTCCCCTTGCCGTGCGGACCGGCCTACGTCATGTTCACCTCCGGGTCCACGGGCACGCCCAAGGGGGTGGTGCTTGGCCACGCGGGGCTCGCCGAGTACGCGCGGGCGCTGCCGGACGGCCTCGGGCTGGGCGGCGCGGACCGCTGTCTCGGCGTGTCGCCGCTCGGCTTCTCCTCCTCGATCCGGGAGCTGCTGCTGCCGCTGGCCCGGGGCGCGACGGTCGTCGTGCCGGGCGAGGAGGAGGCGCGCCTGCCCTGGGGCGTGACGGACCTGGTCCGCGCCACCGGGGTGACCCACTTGGACCTGACGCCGTCGTACTGGCGGGCCGTGACGGACGCGATGCCCACCGGCGAGCTGCGGACCGCCCTGGCGACGGTGCGCGGCGTGCTGTTCGCCAGCGAACCCCTCGACACCGATCTCGCCCACCGGACGCGGGCGCTGCTGCCCGCCGCCCGGGTGTGGAACATGTACGGCTGCACCGAGACCACGGGAATCGTCGCCGCGTACGAGGTCGACGGGACCGAGCCGGCCGACACCCTGGTCCCGATCGGCGCGCCCCTGCGCCACG containing:
- a CDS encoding AMP-binding protein, with product MVEEAAARTPAAIAVVGERATTYAEQTTTYGRCTTTYGELVRGMRAVAARLASHGVKPGDVVALAAARSDRSPALALGIMRAGAVYLPLDPLYPAPLLARMRATAPLRAVITDPAPGVPPPEVAADLDAHDLLAPADVEPPPLPLPCGPAYVMFTSGSTGTPKGVVLGHAGLAEYARALPDGLGLGGADRCLGVSPLGFSSSIRELLLPLARGATVVVPGEEEARLPWGVTDLVRATGVTHLDLTPSYWRAVTDAMPTGELRTALATVRGVLFASEPLDTDLAHRTRALLPAARVWNMYGCTETTGIVAAYEVDGTEPADTLVPIGAPLRHAAVYLRPRPEDPPGTGQIVVTGRAVALGHLDGSGLADGSGSGRGCAARRWATGDLAVTVEGATVWTGRVDRMRKVRGMRVAPETVEHHLLACPGVRHAAVVGVTERGVTCVVAGTPGSTPPEAAALMARMRERLPAHMAPVAVTVVADWPLLPNGKSDLRLLTSRHGPHAPGAAAT